In the Telopea speciosissima isolate NSW1024214 ecotype Mountain lineage chromosome 2, Tspe_v1, whole genome shotgun sequence genome, one interval contains:
- the LOC122650289 gene encoding uncharacterized protein LOC122650289 isoform X1: protein MKSSQAEAASSSSNSAFSDPPQQPVAVPSSTSPAATASEKTASVSISAAEEPAGSREGGGQESVSVERRGDHSAVCRWTVVNFPKVKARALWSRYFEVGGYDCRLLVYPKGDSQALPGYFSIYLQIMDPRGSSSSKWDCFASYRLSIVNHLDESKSIQRDSWHRFSSKKKSHGWCDFTPSSSILEPKAGFLFNNDSVLITADILVLNESISFTRDNNELQSSSSSSSVVVSGPVSDVLNGKFTWKVHNFSLFKEMIKTQKIMSPVFPAGECNLRISVYQSSVNGVEYLSMCLESKDTEKSVVPDRSCWCLFRMSVLNQKPGLNHMHRDSYGRFAADNKSGDNTSLGWNDYMKMSDFIGPESGFLVDDIAVFSASFHVIKESSCFSKNGGWLGGRIGGARKSDGYLGKFTWRIENFTRLKDLLKKRKITGLCVKSRRFQIGNRDCRLIVYPRGQSQPPCHLSVFLEVTDSRNTSSDWSCFVSHRLSVVNQRMEDKSVTKESQNRYSKAAKDWGWREFVTLTSLFDQDSGFLVQDTVVFSAEVLILKETSIMQDFSGRESDTSNAGSQIDGVGKRGSFTWKVENFLAFKEIMETRKIFSKFFQAGGCELRIGVYESFDTICIYLESDQSVGSDPDKNFWVRYRMAMVNQKNPAKTVWKESSICTKTWNNSVLQFMKVSDMLEADAGFLVRDTVVFVCEIVDCCPWFEFSDLEVLASEDDQDALSTDPDELIDSEDSEGISGDEEDIFRNLLARAGFHLTYGDNSSQPQVTLREKLLMDAGAIAGFLTGLRVYLDDPAKVKRLLLPTKLSSSNDGKKEVTRTDESSPSVMNLLMGVKVLQQAIIDLLLDIMVECCQPSEGRSGDDSSETCSNPSPDNNGASSPSESCRETGATESVQSPVYERLDSGADENTNTYAVQSSDMNRSDIAGKAVPGQPITPPETSAGGLPVDNGFIRSSKTKCPEQSEELLELIVNSLRTIDGAVPQGGPEPRRRPQSAQKIALVIDKAPKHLQPDLVSLVPKLVDQSEHPLAACALLDRLQKPDAEPAFRLPVLGALSQLEFGSEVWERVLFQTFKLLTDSNDEPLAATISFIFKAASQCQHLPQAVRMVRARLKSLGVEVSFSVLDVLAKTMSRWADVAETMLREIDSDCELDDCCLTTPCGLFLYGENEFTAERLHLVEEQIVNAGRHFADVYILIEMLSIPCLAVEASQVFERAVSRGAILAQSVAMVLERRHAQSLGINFRSVAENFQYKDTVEGKINESLPVQEDDFAPVLGLAEALALSRDPQVQGFVRMLYAILFKLYADEGYRVRMLKGLIDRATSTTDNCREVDLDLDILVFLVREEQGIAMPVLSMMREVTELANVDRAALWHQLCASEDENTRAREERQAEVSNMAREKAMLSQRLSESEATNNRLKAEMRAEMDRFAREKKELSEQTQEVENQLEWLRSERDDEIAKLSSEKKVLQDRLHDAETQLSQLKSRKRDELKRVVKEKNALAERLKSAEAARKRFDEELKRYATETVTREEVRQSLEDEVRRLTQTVGQTEGEKREKEEQVARCEAFIDGMEAKLHACQQYIHTLEASLQEEMSRHAPLYGAGLEALSMKELETLSRIHEEGLRQINALQQRKGGAGGSPLVSPHALPHSHGLYPMAPPPMAVGLPPSLIPNGVGIHSNGHMNGAARPWFNPT, encoded by the exons ATGAAGTCGAGCCAAGCAGAAGCAGCTTCATCGTCATCCAACTCTGCCTTCTCCGACCCACCACAGCAACCGGTGGCGGTTCCTTCGTCAACGTCGCCTGCGGCGACGGCATCGGAGAAGACGGCCTCTGTATCAATATCAGCTGCGGAAGAACCTGCGGGTTCCCGGGAAGGGGGCGGTCAAGAATCGGTCTCTGTGGAGCGTCGTGGAGATCATTCGGCGGTGTGTCGATGGACGGTCGTCAATTTCCCCAAGGTGAAAGCTAGGGCACTATGGAGCCGTTACTTCGAGGTCGGTGGGTACGACTGTCGTCTACTCGTATACCCGAAAGGAGACTCTCAAGCCCTCCCTGGTTACTTCTCCATTTACCTTCAAATCATGGATCCTCGGGGGTCCTCTTCTTCCAAATGGGATTGCTTCGCTAGTTATCGGCTCTCCATCGTTAACCATCTCGACGAGTCCAAGTCCATTCAAAGAGACTCGTGGCATCGATTCTCAAGCAAGAAGAAATCTCATGGTTGGTGCGACTTTACCCCTTCTTCCTCAATTCTTGAACCCAAAGCCGGTTTCCTCTTCAACAACGACTCTGTTCTCATTACTGCCGATATCCTCGTATTGAATGAATCCATTTCCTTCACCCGTGATAACAATGAGTTACAGTCTTCATCGTCGTCTTCCTCGGTTGTCGTTTCCGGTCCTGTTTCCGACGTCTTGAATGGGAAGTTCACTTGGAAGGTTCATAATTTCAGTCTGTTTAAGGAGATGATCAAAACCCAGAAGATAATGAGCCCTGTTTTCCCTGCTGGGGAATGTAATCTTAGGATTAGTGTCTACCAGAGCTCTGTCAATGGGGTTGAGTATCTGTCAATGTGTTTGGAGAGCAAGGACACCGAGAAGTCCGTTGTTCCCGACCGGAGCTGCTGGTGTTTGTTCCGAATGTCGGTGTTGAACCAGAAGCCTGGGCTTAACCACATGCACAGAGACTCTTATGGACGCTTCGCAGCGGATAATAAGAGTGGGGATAATACTAGTTTAGGTTGGAATGATTACATGAAAATGTCAGACTTTATCGGGCCGGAATCAGGGTTCCTTGTCGATGATATTGCTGTTTTCAGCGCATCATTTCATGTGATTAAGGAGTCCAGTTGCTTCTCTAAGAATGGAGGTTGGCTTGGAGGGAGGATTGGCGGAGCAAGGAAGTCCGATGGCTATCTGGGTAAGTTCACTTGGAGGATTGAGAATTTTACCAGGTTGAAGGATCTTCTTAAGAAGAGGAAGATTACGGGTCTGTGTGTCAAGAGCAGGAGGTTTCAGATTGGTAACAGGGATTGTCGCCTTATTGTTTATCCCAGAG GGCAGTCTCAGCCACCATGCCACCTTTCGGTATTTCTTGAAGTGACAGATTCCCGAAATACTTCCAGCGACTGGAGCTGTTTTGTCAGTCATAGGTTGTCGGTTGTGAATCAGAGAATGGAGGACAAGTCTGTTACAAAGGAGTCACAGAACCGTTACTCCAAGGCTGCAAAGGACTGGGGTTGGCGTGAGTTTGTGACGCTTACCAGTCTCTTTGATCAGGACTCTGGGTTTCTTGTTCAAGACACTGTTGTGTTCTCGGCAGAGGTGCTTATCTTGAAGGAGACCTCTATAATGCAGGATTTTTCTGGTCGGGAGTCAGATACAAGCAATGCTGGTTCCCAAATTGATGGGGTTGGGAAAAGAGGGTCATTTACATGGAAGGTGGAGAACTTCTTAGCCTTCAAGGAAATAATGGAAACCCGAAAGATCTTTAGCAAATTCTTTCAGGCTGGTGGATGTGAGCTTCGTATTG GTGTTTATGAATCCTTTGACACTATCTGTATATATCTGGAGAGTGATCAATCAGTTGGAAGTGACCCAGACAAGAATTTTTGGGTCAGATACAGGATGGCCATGGTGAATCAAAAGAATCCTGCCAAAACTGTGTGGAAAGAGTCCTCTATCTGTACAAAGACATGGAATAATTCTGTTCTCCAATTCATGAAGGTCTCTGATATGCTGGAAGCAGATGCCGGATTTCTTGTACGCGACACAGTTGTTTTTGTTTGCGAGATTGTTGATTGCTGCCCGTGGTTTGAGTTTTCAGACCTCGAG GTTTTGGCTTCTGAGGATGATCAAGATGCTTTGTCGACTGACCCTGATGAGCTTATTGATTCTGAAGACAGTGAAGGAATTAGTGGTGATGAGGAAGACATCTTTAGAAACCTTCTTGCTAGAGCAGGGTTTCACCTTACATATGGAGATAATTCTTCACAGCCACAGGTCACTTTAAGGGAAAAGCTTTTAATGGATGCTGGTGCAATAGCTGGTTTTCTTACTGGGCTTCGTGTCTATCTTGATGACCCTGCTAAAGTAAAGCGCTTGCTTCTCCCCACCAAACTCTCTAGCAGTAATGATGGGAAGAAGGAGGTCACACGGACAGATGAATCTTCTCCCAGTGTGATGAATCTGCTGATGGGGGTTAAAGTTTTGCAGCAGGCAATCATTGATTTACTTTTAGACATAATGGTTGAATGCTGCCAACCCTCGGAAGGAAGATCTGGTGATGATTCTTCTGAAACCTGCTCAAATCCTTCCCCAGATAACAATGGAGCCAGCAGTCCATCAGAATCCTGCAGGGAAACTGGAGCGACGGAATCTGTGCAATCTCCTGTATATGAGAGGTTAGACTCTGGGGCAGATGAAAATACTAATACCTATGCAGTACAAAGCTCGGACATGAATAGAAGTGATATAGCTGGAAAGGCTGTCCCTGGACAGCCTATTACTCCTCCAGAGACATCTGCAGGGGGCCTTCCTGTTGACAATGGTTTCATTCGATCTTCCAAG ACAAAGTGCCCGGAGCAGTCTGAGGAGCTCTTGGAATTAATTGTAAATTCCCTGCGAACAATAGATGGTGCTGTTCCACAAGGTGGTCCCGAGCCACGTAGAAGGCCTCAGTCTGCACAAAAGATTGCTCTTGTAATTGATAAAGCCCCTAAACATCTGCAACCAGACCTAGTTTCTTTGGTTCCCAAATTGGTTGATCAGTCAGAGCATCCACTTGCTGCTTGTGCACTTTTGGATCGACTTCAAAAACCAGATGCCGAGCCTGCATTTCGACTGCCA GTTCTGGGTGCCCTTAGTCAATTGGAGTTTGGCAGTGAAGTGTGGGAACGTGTCTTATTTCAGACTTTCAAGCTGTTGACAGATTCAAATGATGAACCACTTGCAGCAACCATTAGTTTTATATTTAAAGCTGCATCTCAATGCCAGCATCTTCCTCAAGCA GTCAGAATGGTTCGTGCTAGGCTGAAAAGTTTGGGAGTTGAAGTGTCATTTAGTGTCCTGGATGTTCTGGCCAAAACCATGAGTAGGTGGGCTGATGTCGCTGAAACAATGTTGAGGGAGATAGATTCTGATTGTGAGCTCGATGACTGCTGCTTAACAACACCATGTGGGCTCTTTTTGTATGGTGAAAATGAATTTACTGCTGAAAGGTTGCATTTGGTAGAGGAGCAGATTGTGAATGCAGGTCGTCATTTTGCTGATGTTTATATCCTGATAGAGATGTTATCCATACCTTGCCTTGCTGTTGAAGCTTCTCAAGTTTTTGAGAGAGCCGTATCTCGTGGGGCCATATTGGCTCAGTCAGTAGCCATGGTCTTGGAAAGACGCCATGCTCAAAGTCTGGGTATTAATTTTAGATCTGTTGCTGAGAATTTTCAATATAAAGATACAGTAGAGGGAAAGATCAATGAGTCATTGCCAGTCCAGGAAGATGATTTTGCTCCTGTTCTTGGTCTTGCTGAAGCATTGGCTCTCTCTAGGGACCCTCAAGTGCAAGGGTTTGTGAGGATGCTATATGCTATATTGTTTAAACTGTATGCTGATGAGGGATATCGAGTCAGGATGTTGAAAGGGCTTATTGATCGGGCCACTAGCACTACTGATAACTGTCGAGAAGTAGACTTAGATTTGgatattttggtgtttttggtcCGCGAAGAACAAGGGATTGCCATGCCAGTTCTGAGCATGATGCGGGAAGTTACTGAGCTGGCCAATGTGGATCGAGCTGCTCTTTGGCATCAGTTATGTGCTAGTGAAGATGAAAATACCCGTGCTCGCGAAGAAAGACAAGCTGAAGTTTCCAATATGGCTAGAGAGAAAGCTATGTTGTCACAAAGGCTGAGTGAATCTGAGGCAACTAATAACCGTCTTAAG GCTGAGATGAGGGCTGAAATGGATCGGTTTGCTCGGGAAAAGAAGGAGCTTTCTGAACAGACACAAGAAGTTGAGAATCAGCTTGAATGGCTACGCTCAGAACGGGATGATGAAATTGCAAAGCTTTCCTCTGAGAAGAAGGTTCTTCAGGACCGTCTTCATGACGCTGAGACTCAACTTTCACAGTTGAAGTCTCGAAAGCGTGATGAGCTGAAG AGAGTAGTGAAAGAGAAAAATGCTCTAGCTGAAAGGTTAAAGAGTGCAGAAGCTGCACGGAAAAGATTTGATGAAGAACTCAAACGTTATGCCACTGAGACTGTGACTCGAGAGGAAGTCCGACAGTCCCTTGAGGACGAAGTCAGACGTTTGACACAAACAGTTGGACAAACTGAaggagaaaagagggagaaggaagaacAGGTTGCTCGATGTGAGGCATTCATTGATGGGATGGAAGCAAAATTACATGCCTGCCAG CAATATATCCATACTCTTGAGGCTTCTCTTCAAGAAGAGATGTCACGACATGCCCCCCTCTATGGTGCGGGCTTGGAAGCTTTGTCAATGAAAGAGTTGGAAACGTTGTCACGTATCCATGAAGAAGGTCTCAGGCAGATCAACGCACTCCAACAACGGAAAGGGGGTGCTGGTGGCAGCCCTTTAGTGAGCCCCCATGCTCTTCCCCACTCCCATGGATTGTATCCTATGGCCCCACCTCCCATGGCCGTTGGATTGCCTCCTTCGCTCATCCCAAATGGTGTCGGGATCCACAGCAACGGGCACATGAATGGTGCAGCGAGACCTTGGTTCAATCCTACTTGA
- the LOC122650289 gene encoding uncharacterized protein LOC122650289 isoform X2 — MKSSQAEAASSSSNSAFSDPPQQPVAVPSSTSPAATASEKTASVSISAAEEPAGSREGGGQESVSVERRGDHSAVCRWTVVNFPKVKARALWSRYFEVGGYDCRLLVYPKGDSQALPGYFSIYLQIMDPRGSSSSKWDCFASYRLSIVNHLDESKSIQRDSWHRFSSKKKSHGWCDFTPSSSILEPKAGFLFNNDSVLITADILVLNESISFTRDNNDCWCLFRMSVLNQKPGLNHMHRDSYGRFAADNKSGDNTSLGWNDYMKMSDFIGPESGFLVDDIAVFSASFHVIKESSCFSKNGGWLGGRIGGARKSDGYLGKFTWRIENFTRLKDLLKKRKITGLCVKSRRFQIGNRDCRLIVYPRGQSQPPCHLSVFLEVTDSRNTSSDWSCFVSHRLSVVNQRMEDKSVTKESQNRYSKAAKDWGWREFVTLTSLFDQDSGFLVQDTVVFSAEVLILKETSIMQDFSGRESDTSNAGSQIDGVGKRGSFTWKVENFLAFKEIMETRKIFSKFFQAGGCELRIGVYESFDTICIYLESDQSVGSDPDKNFWVRYRMAMVNQKNPAKTVWKESSICTKTWNNSVLQFMKVSDMLEADAGFLVRDTVVFVCEIVDCCPWFEFSDLEVLASEDDQDALSTDPDELIDSEDSEGISGDEEDIFRNLLARAGFHLTYGDNSSQPQVTLREKLLMDAGAIAGFLTGLRVYLDDPAKVKRLLLPTKLSSSNDGKKEVTRTDESSPSVMNLLMGVKVLQQAIIDLLLDIMVECCQPSEGRSGDDSSETCSNPSPDNNGASSPSESCRETGATESVQSPVYERLDSGADENTNTYAVQSSDMNRSDIAGKAVPGQPITPPETSAGGLPVDNGFIRSSKTKCPEQSEELLELIVNSLRTIDGAVPQGGPEPRRRPQSAQKIALVIDKAPKHLQPDLVSLVPKLVDQSEHPLAACALLDRLQKPDAEPAFRLPVLGALSQLEFGSEVWERVLFQTFKLLTDSNDEPLAATISFIFKAASQCQHLPQAVRMVRARLKSLGVEVSFSVLDVLAKTMSRWADVAETMLREIDSDCELDDCCLTTPCGLFLYGENEFTAERLHLVEEQIVNAGRHFADVYILIEMLSIPCLAVEASQVFERAVSRGAILAQSVAMVLERRHAQSLGINFRSVAENFQYKDTVEGKINESLPVQEDDFAPVLGLAEALALSRDPQVQGFVRMLYAILFKLYADEGYRVRMLKGLIDRATSTTDNCREVDLDLDILVFLVREEQGIAMPVLSMMREVTELANVDRAALWHQLCASEDENTRAREERQAEVSNMAREKAMLSQRLSESEATNNRLKAEMRAEMDRFAREKKELSEQTQEVENQLEWLRSERDDEIAKLSSEKKVLQDRLHDAETQLSQLKSRKRDELKRVVKEKNALAERLKSAEAARKRFDEELKRYATETVTREEVRQSLEDEVRRLTQTVGQTEGEKREKEEQVARCEAFIDGMEAKLHACQQYIHTLEASLQEEMSRHAPLYGAGLEALSMKELETLSRIHEEGLRQINALQQRKGGAGGSPLVSPHALPHSHGLYPMAPPPMAVGLPPSLIPNGVGIHSNGHMNGAARPWFNPT; from the exons ATGAAGTCGAGCCAAGCAGAAGCAGCTTCATCGTCATCCAACTCTGCCTTCTCCGACCCACCACAGCAACCGGTGGCGGTTCCTTCGTCAACGTCGCCTGCGGCGACGGCATCGGAGAAGACGGCCTCTGTATCAATATCAGCTGCGGAAGAACCTGCGGGTTCCCGGGAAGGGGGCGGTCAAGAATCGGTCTCTGTGGAGCGTCGTGGAGATCATTCGGCGGTGTGTCGATGGACGGTCGTCAATTTCCCCAAGGTGAAAGCTAGGGCACTATGGAGCCGTTACTTCGAGGTCGGTGGGTACGACTGTCGTCTACTCGTATACCCGAAAGGAGACTCTCAAGCCCTCCCTGGTTACTTCTCCATTTACCTTCAAATCATGGATCCTCGGGGGTCCTCTTCTTCCAAATGGGATTGCTTCGCTAGTTATCGGCTCTCCATCGTTAACCATCTCGACGAGTCCAAGTCCATTCAAAGAGACTCGTGGCATCGATTCTCAAGCAAGAAGAAATCTCATGGTTGGTGCGACTTTACCCCTTCTTCCTCAATTCTTGAACCCAAAGCCGGTTTCCTCTTCAACAACGACTCTGTTCTCATTACTGCCGATATCCTCGTATTGAATGAATCCATTTCCTTCACCCGTGATAACAATGA CTGCTGGTGTTTGTTCCGAATGTCGGTGTTGAACCAGAAGCCTGGGCTTAACCACATGCACAGAGACTCTTATGGACGCTTCGCAGCGGATAATAAGAGTGGGGATAATACTAGTTTAGGTTGGAATGATTACATGAAAATGTCAGACTTTATCGGGCCGGAATCAGGGTTCCTTGTCGATGATATTGCTGTTTTCAGCGCATCATTTCATGTGATTAAGGAGTCCAGTTGCTTCTCTAAGAATGGAGGTTGGCTTGGAGGGAGGATTGGCGGAGCAAGGAAGTCCGATGGCTATCTGGGTAAGTTCACTTGGAGGATTGAGAATTTTACCAGGTTGAAGGATCTTCTTAAGAAGAGGAAGATTACGGGTCTGTGTGTCAAGAGCAGGAGGTTTCAGATTGGTAACAGGGATTGTCGCCTTATTGTTTATCCCAGAG GGCAGTCTCAGCCACCATGCCACCTTTCGGTATTTCTTGAAGTGACAGATTCCCGAAATACTTCCAGCGACTGGAGCTGTTTTGTCAGTCATAGGTTGTCGGTTGTGAATCAGAGAATGGAGGACAAGTCTGTTACAAAGGAGTCACAGAACCGTTACTCCAAGGCTGCAAAGGACTGGGGTTGGCGTGAGTTTGTGACGCTTACCAGTCTCTTTGATCAGGACTCTGGGTTTCTTGTTCAAGACACTGTTGTGTTCTCGGCAGAGGTGCTTATCTTGAAGGAGACCTCTATAATGCAGGATTTTTCTGGTCGGGAGTCAGATACAAGCAATGCTGGTTCCCAAATTGATGGGGTTGGGAAAAGAGGGTCATTTACATGGAAGGTGGAGAACTTCTTAGCCTTCAAGGAAATAATGGAAACCCGAAAGATCTTTAGCAAATTCTTTCAGGCTGGTGGATGTGAGCTTCGTATTG GTGTTTATGAATCCTTTGACACTATCTGTATATATCTGGAGAGTGATCAATCAGTTGGAAGTGACCCAGACAAGAATTTTTGGGTCAGATACAGGATGGCCATGGTGAATCAAAAGAATCCTGCCAAAACTGTGTGGAAAGAGTCCTCTATCTGTACAAAGACATGGAATAATTCTGTTCTCCAATTCATGAAGGTCTCTGATATGCTGGAAGCAGATGCCGGATTTCTTGTACGCGACACAGTTGTTTTTGTTTGCGAGATTGTTGATTGCTGCCCGTGGTTTGAGTTTTCAGACCTCGAG GTTTTGGCTTCTGAGGATGATCAAGATGCTTTGTCGACTGACCCTGATGAGCTTATTGATTCTGAAGACAGTGAAGGAATTAGTGGTGATGAGGAAGACATCTTTAGAAACCTTCTTGCTAGAGCAGGGTTTCACCTTACATATGGAGATAATTCTTCACAGCCACAGGTCACTTTAAGGGAAAAGCTTTTAATGGATGCTGGTGCAATAGCTGGTTTTCTTACTGGGCTTCGTGTCTATCTTGATGACCCTGCTAAAGTAAAGCGCTTGCTTCTCCCCACCAAACTCTCTAGCAGTAATGATGGGAAGAAGGAGGTCACACGGACAGATGAATCTTCTCCCAGTGTGATGAATCTGCTGATGGGGGTTAAAGTTTTGCAGCAGGCAATCATTGATTTACTTTTAGACATAATGGTTGAATGCTGCCAACCCTCGGAAGGAAGATCTGGTGATGATTCTTCTGAAACCTGCTCAAATCCTTCCCCAGATAACAATGGAGCCAGCAGTCCATCAGAATCCTGCAGGGAAACTGGAGCGACGGAATCTGTGCAATCTCCTGTATATGAGAGGTTAGACTCTGGGGCAGATGAAAATACTAATACCTATGCAGTACAAAGCTCGGACATGAATAGAAGTGATATAGCTGGAAAGGCTGTCCCTGGACAGCCTATTACTCCTCCAGAGACATCTGCAGGGGGCCTTCCTGTTGACAATGGTTTCATTCGATCTTCCAAG ACAAAGTGCCCGGAGCAGTCTGAGGAGCTCTTGGAATTAATTGTAAATTCCCTGCGAACAATAGATGGTGCTGTTCCACAAGGTGGTCCCGAGCCACGTAGAAGGCCTCAGTCTGCACAAAAGATTGCTCTTGTAATTGATAAAGCCCCTAAACATCTGCAACCAGACCTAGTTTCTTTGGTTCCCAAATTGGTTGATCAGTCAGAGCATCCACTTGCTGCTTGTGCACTTTTGGATCGACTTCAAAAACCAGATGCCGAGCCTGCATTTCGACTGCCA GTTCTGGGTGCCCTTAGTCAATTGGAGTTTGGCAGTGAAGTGTGGGAACGTGTCTTATTTCAGACTTTCAAGCTGTTGACAGATTCAAATGATGAACCACTTGCAGCAACCATTAGTTTTATATTTAAAGCTGCATCTCAATGCCAGCATCTTCCTCAAGCA GTCAGAATGGTTCGTGCTAGGCTGAAAAGTTTGGGAGTTGAAGTGTCATTTAGTGTCCTGGATGTTCTGGCCAAAACCATGAGTAGGTGGGCTGATGTCGCTGAAACAATGTTGAGGGAGATAGATTCTGATTGTGAGCTCGATGACTGCTGCTTAACAACACCATGTGGGCTCTTTTTGTATGGTGAAAATGAATTTACTGCTGAAAGGTTGCATTTGGTAGAGGAGCAGATTGTGAATGCAGGTCGTCATTTTGCTGATGTTTATATCCTGATAGAGATGTTATCCATACCTTGCCTTGCTGTTGAAGCTTCTCAAGTTTTTGAGAGAGCCGTATCTCGTGGGGCCATATTGGCTCAGTCAGTAGCCATGGTCTTGGAAAGACGCCATGCTCAAAGTCTGGGTATTAATTTTAGATCTGTTGCTGAGAATTTTCAATATAAAGATACAGTAGAGGGAAAGATCAATGAGTCATTGCCAGTCCAGGAAGATGATTTTGCTCCTGTTCTTGGTCTTGCTGAAGCATTGGCTCTCTCTAGGGACCCTCAAGTGCAAGGGTTTGTGAGGATGCTATATGCTATATTGTTTAAACTGTATGCTGATGAGGGATATCGAGTCAGGATGTTGAAAGGGCTTATTGATCGGGCCACTAGCACTACTGATAACTGTCGAGAAGTAGACTTAGATTTGgatattttggtgtttttggtcCGCGAAGAACAAGGGATTGCCATGCCAGTTCTGAGCATGATGCGGGAAGTTACTGAGCTGGCCAATGTGGATCGAGCTGCTCTTTGGCATCAGTTATGTGCTAGTGAAGATGAAAATACCCGTGCTCGCGAAGAAAGACAAGCTGAAGTTTCCAATATGGCTAGAGAGAAAGCTATGTTGTCACAAAGGCTGAGTGAATCTGAGGCAACTAATAACCGTCTTAAG GCTGAGATGAGGGCTGAAATGGATCGGTTTGCTCGGGAAAAGAAGGAGCTTTCTGAACAGACACAAGAAGTTGAGAATCAGCTTGAATGGCTACGCTCAGAACGGGATGATGAAATTGCAAAGCTTTCCTCTGAGAAGAAGGTTCTTCAGGACCGTCTTCATGACGCTGAGACTCAACTTTCACAGTTGAAGTCTCGAAAGCGTGATGAGCTGAAG AGAGTAGTGAAAGAGAAAAATGCTCTAGCTGAAAGGTTAAAGAGTGCAGAAGCTGCACGGAAAAGATTTGATGAAGAACTCAAACGTTATGCCACTGAGACTGTGACTCGAGAGGAAGTCCGACAGTCCCTTGAGGACGAAGTCAGACGTTTGACACAAACAGTTGGACAAACTGAaggagaaaagagggagaaggaagaacAGGTTGCTCGATGTGAGGCATTCATTGATGGGATGGAAGCAAAATTACATGCCTGCCAG CAATATATCCATACTCTTGAGGCTTCTCTTCAAGAAGAGATGTCACGACATGCCCCCCTCTATGGTGCGGGCTTGGAAGCTTTGTCAATGAAAGAGTTGGAAACGTTGTCACGTATCCATGAAGAAGGTCTCAGGCAGATCAACGCACTCCAACAACGGAAAGGGGGTGCTGGTGGCAGCCCTTTAGTGAGCCCCCATGCTCTTCCCCACTCCCATGGATTGTATCCTATGGCCCCACCTCCCATGGCCGTTGGATTGCCTCCTTCGCTCATCCCAAATGGTGTCGGGATCCACAGCAACGGGCACATGAATGGTGCAGCGAGACCTTGGTTCAATCCTACTTGA